One genomic window of Polyangium aurulentum includes the following:
- a CDS encoding ABC transporter ATP-binding protein — MTTPHAIHAIEVDGLTKRFGKVTAVDGVTFAVEPGEVFGFMGHNGAGKTTTLRMLLGLTPITAGSARVLGRDVAREALEIRRFAGYLPANYTLPPDMTARQFLHYVGAMFALPRDVAGERAEALLRRFDLERDANRALRGFSTGMAQKVGLAQALINEPRVLLLDEPTSGLDPLGRHELLELLRSLARDKGVTILFSSHILSDVEALCRRVAVLHRARLVACGEVETLKAQHGAARTMDDLYLALVRKEAA, encoded by the coding sequence ATGACCACACCGCACGCAATCCACGCAATCGAGGTCGATGGCCTGACGAAGCGATTCGGGAAGGTGACGGCGGTCGACGGCGTCACCTTCGCGGTCGAGCCCGGCGAGGTGTTCGGGTTCATGGGCCATAACGGCGCCGGAAAGACGACGACGCTGCGCATGCTGCTCGGCCTGACGCCCATCACGGCCGGATCCGCGCGCGTGCTCGGGCGCGACGTCGCGCGCGAGGCGCTTGAGATCCGCCGCTTCGCAGGTTACCTGCCGGCCAACTACACGCTCCCGCCGGACATGACGGCGAGGCAATTTCTGCATTACGTCGGCGCGATGTTCGCCCTCCCGCGCGACGTGGCCGGGGAGCGGGCCGAGGCGCTGTTGCGCCGCTTCGACCTCGAGCGGGACGCCAATCGAGCGCTGCGCGGCTTCTCGACCGGCATGGCGCAGAAGGTGGGGCTCGCGCAGGCGCTCATCAACGAGCCGCGGGTGCTCCTGCTCGACGAGCCGACCTCGGGCCTCGATCCTCTCGGCCGCCACGAGCTGCTCGAGCTTCTGCGCTCGCTCGCGCGCGACAAGGGCGTCACCATTCTCTTCTCGTCGCACATCCTCTCCGACGTCGAGGCGCTCTGCCGGCGCGTCGCCGTCCTGCACCGGGCGCGTCTCGTCGCGTGCGGCGAGGTCGAGACGCTGAAGGCGCAGCACGGCGCCGCCCGCACGATGGACGACCTCTACCTCGCGCTCGTGCGCAAGGAGGCGGCATGA
- a CDS encoding TetR/AcrR family transcriptional regulator: protein MAAQRVQKPRDPARRQRILEAAKRHFTAHGFKGTNLDAVAADAGCAKGALYLEFADKEALLREVVEGAFAVIRARYADEVLAIDSPLERLVATLRFAYRQLAADPMFGKLLREDPDLRALGLAADPRNIEAAKAQTDQIRGWVDEGIARGEIRADVDREAVPFVLGVLRFAPQHLGIMAELGLFSPERTLEAIVDLFRAGLAAPPSPPPTRRVRRTPTRRSKR, encoded by the coding sequence GTGGCAGCACAGCGTGTCCAGAAGCCGCGCGATCCTGCGCGCCGGCAGCGCATCCTCGAGGCGGCGAAGCGTCACTTCACCGCGCACGGCTTCAAGGGGACGAATCTCGACGCGGTCGCGGCCGACGCGGGCTGCGCGAAGGGGGCGCTCTACCTCGAGTTCGCAGACAAGGAGGCGCTGCTCCGCGAGGTCGTGGAGGGGGCGTTCGCAGTCATCCGCGCTCGCTATGCCGACGAGGTGCTCGCGATCGATTCGCCCCTCGAGCGGCTCGTGGCCACGCTGCGCTTCGCCTACCGCCAGCTCGCGGCCGACCCGATGTTCGGCAAGCTCCTGCGCGAGGATCCCGATCTGCGCGCGCTCGGGCTCGCCGCCGATCCCAGAAATATCGAGGCCGCAAAGGCGCAGACCGACCAGATCCGCGGCTGGGTCGACGAGGGCATTGCCCGCGGCGAGATCCGCGCCGACGTCGATCGCGAGGCGGTCCCGTTCGTCCTCGGGGTGCTTCGCTTCGCGCCGCAGCACCTCGGGATCATGGCCGAGCTCGGCCTCTTCTCGCCCGAGCGCACGCTCGAGGCAATCGTCGACCTCTTCCGCGCGGGCCTGGCCGCGCCGCCCAGCCCCCCGCCGACCCGACGCGTCCGGCGCACGCCCACGAGGAGATCCAAGCGATGA
- a CDS encoding bifunctional alpha,alpha-trehalose-phosphate synthase (UDP-forming)/trehalose-phosphatase, giving the protein MARLLLVSNRLPVTVKVDHGELHVSPSAGGLATGLKGPHQRSGGLWMGFPGDASRMDEAQRAELEARLAELQCVPIHLSPGEVSRYYEGFSNGVLWPLFHYLLDRVPLDARDWESYRRVNERFADLVAEHHREGDIVWVHDYQLALVPGMLRRRIPNARIGFFLHIPFPSSEIFRILPWRNQILDGLLGADLVGFHTLSYLRAFVASLMLVHGVEANVDRVWYEGREVRLGAFPMGIDAAAFAALADTPEVIEEARAIRKSAEGQHILLGIDRLDYTKGIPRRLLAIERLLEREPSLRGKVRLVQVTVPSRTKVEAYQDFRRQVDELVGRINGAFATVQSVPIHSLYRSFSERQLTALYKAADAMLVTPLRDGMNLVAKEFVAARTDEDGVLVLSELAGAASELGAALHVNPYDIGQVAMAMKRAITMPREERRWRMAALRGRVLAYDVHRWAQSFIDTLETQSEDTARRVTHTATPDELEKLTEEIRNERRLLVLLDYDGTLVEFEGLPENARPDEDLRALLRALAERPGTRVHVISGRTRPMLEGWLGDLPIGLSAEHGFWTRPGPQGTWTMRGHVPADWKSRFLPLLEQFVARTPGSLIEEKWASVTFHYRMADAAFGALQAKELRLHLGDLLKNAPVEVVPGDKVVEIRLLGAGSGALVPWLLRDAPQGTRVLALGDDLADEEMFAALASPHVAVHVGPGPSRAAYRLSGPAAARSLLREIARPG; this is encoded by the coding sequence ATGGCTCGGCTGCTTCTCGTCTCCAACCGTCTGCCCGTCACCGTGAAGGTCGATCACGGCGAGCTGCATGTCTCGCCCAGCGCGGGCGGCCTCGCGACGGGGCTCAAGGGCCCGCACCAGCGCTCGGGCGGGCTGTGGATGGGCTTTCCGGGCGACGCTTCGCGCATGGACGAGGCCCAGCGGGCCGAGCTCGAGGCGCGCCTCGCCGAGCTGCAATGCGTGCCGATCCACCTCTCCCCCGGCGAGGTCAGCCGCTATTACGAGGGCTTCTCGAATGGCGTGCTCTGGCCCCTCTTCCATTACCTGCTCGACCGCGTCCCGCTCGACGCGCGCGACTGGGAGAGCTACCGCCGCGTGAACGAGCGCTTCGCCGATCTCGTGGCCGAGCACCACCGCGAGGGCGACATCGTGTGGGTGCACGACTATCAGCTCGCGCTCGTGCCGGGCATGCTCCGCCGCCGCATTCCCAACGCCCGCATCGGCTTCTTCCTCCACATCCCCTTCCCCTCCTCCGAGATCTTCCGCATCCTCCCCTGGCGCAACCAGATCCTCGACGGCCTGCTCGGCGCGGATCTGGTTGGATTTCACACGCTCTCCTATCTCCGCGCTTTCGTCGCCTCGCTCATGCTCGTGCACGGCGTCGAGGCGAACGTGGACCGCGTCTGGTACGAGGGCCGCGAGGTGCGGCTCGGCGCCTTCCCCATGGGGATCGACGCCGCGGCATTCGCGGCCCTCGCCGATACGCCCGAGGTCATCGAGGAGGCCCGCGCCATTCGCAAGAGCGCCGAGGGGCAACACATCCTGCTCGGGATCGACAGGCTCGATTACACGAAGGGCATCCCCCGGCGCCTCCTGGCCATCGAGAGGCTGCTCGAGCGCGAGCCGTCGCTGCGCGGCAAGGTGCGCCTCGTGCAGGTCACGGTCCCCTCGCGGACCAAGGTCGAGGCTTATCAAGATTTCCGGCGCCAGGTCGACGAGCTCGTGGGCCGCATCAATGGCGCCTTCGCCACCGTGCAATCGGTGCCGATCCACTCGCTCTACCGCTCCTTCTCGGAGCGGCAGCTCACGGCCCTCTACAAGGCCGCCGACGCGATGCTGGTGACCCCGCTGCGCGACGGGATGAACCTCGTCGCCAAGGAGTTCGTCGCGGCGCGGACCGACGAGGACGGGGTGCTCGTGCTGAGCGAGCTGGCAGGCGCGGCGAGCGAGCTCGGCGCCGCCTTGCACGTGAACCCGTACGACATCGGTCAGGTCGCAATGGCGATGAAGCGGGCCATCACCATGCCGCGGGAGGAGCGGCGCTGGCGCATGGCGGCGCTGCGGGGGCGCGTGCTCGCCTATGACGTCCACCGCTGGGCGCAGTCGTTCATCGACACGCTCGAGACGCAGAGCGAGGACACAGCGCGGCGGGTGACGCACACGGCGACGCCCGACGAGCTCGAGAAGCTCACCGAGGAGATACGCAACGAGCGCCGGCTGCTCGTCCTGCTCGATTACGACGGCACGCTGGTCGAATTCGAGGGCCTGCCCGAGAACGCGCGGCCCGACGAGGACCTGCGGGCCCTCTTGCGGGCGCTCGCGGAGCGCCCAGGCACGCGCGTGCACGTGATCAGCGGCAGGACGCGGCCCATGCTCGAGGGCTGGCTCGGGGATCTTCCCATTGGTTTGTCCGCCGAGCACGGCTTCTGGACGAGGCCCGGGCCGCAGGGGACGTGGACCATGCGCGGGCACGTGCCCGCCGACTGGAAGTCGAGGTTCCTGCCGCTGCTCGAGCAATTCGTGGCGCGGACGCCGGGATCGCTCATCGAGGAGAAATGGGCCTCGGTGACGTTCCATTACCGCATGGCAGACGCCGCATTCGGGGCGCTGCAGGCGAAGGAGCTGCGCCTGCACCTCGGCGACCTGCTCAAGAACGCGCCGGTCGAGGTGGTGCCGGGGGACAAGGTGGTGGAGATCCGGCTGCTCGGGGCGGGCTCGGGGGCGCTCGTGCCGTGGCTGCTACGCGACGCGCCCCAGGGCACGCGCGTCCTCGCGCTCGGCGACGACCTCGCGGACGAGGAAATGTTCGCCGCCCTCGCCTCGCCCCACGTCGCCGTGCACGTGGGCCCGGGCCCGAGCCGCGCGGCCTACCGTTTGTCAGGGCCCGCCGCGGCGCGGTCGCTCCTGCGGGAGATCGCGCGCCCGGGCTAG
- a CDS encoding esterase/lipase family protein → MDPSAPRPSRTHIVLIPGFGGFDALGYMRYYAGITPVLRDWRVEERDDPRRAGAVVHYFDNLPTASVTTRAERLRRYLAKRVARNEIQPDDTIALVGHSTGGLDIRALLWTLADAPRAVCRVDGDAEDAVEVRNEEVLGRVRRVVFLSVPQEGTNIADWVHGHPGPRSLATSALGSAFEASRVRRETSFRQALFSSVSKLADADLLRAMEDALRESDEASFAGKPAEAASAREAFAYLWLWTRNIASDFSAIEDLMCGPAEGGAARFVFSYKERRQKEKELWERHGIATRSYATLGYCPYEPEVLRKRGALTWWNPTTYPEVGLAPGAQARTDWVYRFCYRACTGGPFEMAPGPGTATPFGTQSTRTLEAWENDGIVNTASMLWPDGVDTRLVEGDHADIIGHYRTVQVAPSGGGDAADAPVGRRYHTYDLLRSGSDFGHDRFVAVWRDVLTFCVT, encoded by the coding sequence ATGGACCCCTCCGCCCCGAGACCTTCCCGCACCCATATCGTCCTGATCCCCGGATTCGGCGGCTTCGACGCGCTCGGGTACATGCGCTACTACGCGGGGATCACGCCGGTACTCCGCGATTGGCGCGTCGAGGAGCGCGATGATCCGCGTCGCGCCGGCGCCGTCGTCCACTACTTCGACAACCTCCCGACCGCATCGGTCACGACCCGGGCCGAGCGGCTGCGTCGCTACCTCGCAAAGCGCGTCGCGCGCAACGAGATCCAGCCCGACGACACGATCGCCCTGGTCGGTCATTCCACGGGCGGGCTCGACATTCGCGCGCTGCTATGGACCCTCGCCGATGCGCCCCGGGCGGTGTGCAGGGTGGACGGCGACGCCGAGGACGCGGTGGAGGTGCGCAATGAGGAGGTGCTCGGCCGGGTGCGCCGGGTGGTATTCCTCTCGGTGCCGCAGGAGGGCACCAACATCGCCGATTGGGTGCACGGCCATCCCGGCCCCCGCAGCCTCGCGACGAGCGCGCTCGGCAGCGCGTTCGAGGCGTCGCGCGTGCGGCGCGAGACGAGCTTTCGACAGGCGCTTTTCAGCAGCGTGAGCAAGCTGGCGGACGCGGACCTTTTGCGCGCAATGGAGGACGCCTTGCGCGAGAGCGACGAGGCGAGCTTCGCAGGCAAGCCGGCCGAGGCGGCGAGCGCGCGCGAGGCGTTTGCTTATCTGTGGCTGTGGACCCGGAACATCGCCTCGGATTTCAGCGCGATCGAGGATCTCATGTGCGGGCCCGCGGAGGGAGGTGCCGCGCGGTTCGTGTTCTCGTACAAGGAGCGCCGGCAAAAGGAAAAGGAGCTATGGGAGCGGCACGGCATCGCGACGCGCTCGTACGCGACCCTCGGCTACTGTCCGTACGAGCCCGAGGTGCTCCGCAAGCGGGGCGCGTTGACCTGGTGGAATCCCACGACATACCCCGAAGTCGGGCTCGCGCCGGGCGCGCAGGCGCGGACCGACTGGGTTTACCGCTTCTGCTACCGGGCGTGCACCGGCGGCCCCTTCGAGATGGCGCCGGGCCCGGGGACGGCGACGCCGTTCGGCACGCAGAGCACGCGCACCCTCGAGGCCTGGGAGAACGACGGAATCGTGAACACGGCATCGATGCTATGGCCCGACGGCGTGGATACCCGGCTCGTCGAGGGCGACCATGCGGACATCATCGGCCATTACCGGACCGTGCAGGTGGCGCCGTCGGGGGGAGGGGACGCGGCCGATGCGCCCGTCGGTCGGCGTTATCACACCTACGACCTTCTCCGGTCGGGCAGCGATTTCGGGCATGATCGATTCGTCGCGGTCTGGCGTGACGTGCTCACCTTTTGCGTGACGTGA